In Psychrobacter ciconiae, the following are encoded in one genomic region:
- a CDS encoding sensor histidine kinase, whose protein sequence is MPNHHVTSISSLIKKTLLQLFLIGIVTGLILSFVMGFIEHYQQKRQNLQRLSSVLASSASMVDGGSLVAQQVRLLLEEDPTIHSIVFYATEQPADGIDQAQIERASRDWYNALFASSVSFNQAVISQELQSTNPPPKINNERSALIGYINVTLDIQALRWQWLQANLWWWLIISGTGLLAMLFCARKLNWIGYEVSGLSKAWQTDDSKPDFEQIPAVQPRFEFTELMQIQQAFIKLFQRFKTAQEHIISLADFEAKLQNKDLALEVQRHNFQSMITHELKTSLNAISGGLQLLNPQPLNDEQKDILEVIRKGSQHLNCTLEQIIQLNKIEKGQIGLTITEFNPLQLLADILDKFEPKARQKNLNLISRIYHIDYNLEGDVGKISQVISSLIDNAIKFSHFGDIVIESQLSHFNESIRWQLKIIDNGIGIEQKYLEDIFTPFFQVDPSVTREYEGAGIGLPVIKQIVQLMDGNIEVDSELGHGSAFRLLIPLRDSLASGRQKILAATTILYYHREDSKAMTDALQALGAHVESHQHPATILEQLQTTAVDMVMIGEDISIEKAGRLAEDIRQNEQYHRVLIVYWFAESKAFLMQTMSSQLQALGVDFCHKAVRDPSQLQGVIKKWRG, encoded by the coding sequence ATGCCAAACCATCATGTAACAAGTATCTCAAGCCTGATTAAAAAAACGCTATTGCAACTATTTTTGATTGGGATAGTAACAGGGTTGATATTGAGCTTTGTTATGGGATTTATTGAGCATTATCAGCAAAAACGCCAAAACTTGCAGCGGCTGTCGTCGGTGCTTGCCAGTAGTGCCTCGATGGTGGATGGCGGCTCATTAGTCGCCCAGCAGGTTCGCTTACTGCTTGAAGAGGACCCCACTATTCACAGCATTGTGTTTTATGCCACCGAGCAGCCGGCGGACGGCATCGACCAAGCCCAAATCGAGCGAGCAAGCCGCGATTGGTACAACGCTTTATTTGCAAGCTCGGTCAGTTTTAACCAAGCGGTCATCAGTCAAGAGCTGCAAAGCACCAACCCTCCTCCTAAAATCAATAACGAACGTAGCGCTTTAATTGGCTATATCAACGTCACTTTGGACATACAAGCGCTGCGTTGGCAATGGCTACAAGCTAACTTATGGTGGTGGCTGATTATCAGCGGAACCGGTCTTTTGGCAATGCTGTTTTGCGCCCGTAAGCTGAACTGGATAGGTTATGAGGTCAGTGGATTGTCGAAAGCTTGGCAAACGGATGACAGTAAGCCTGATTTTGAGCAGATTCCGGCCGTTCAGCCACGCTTTGAGTTTACGGAGTTGATGCAAATTCAGCAGGCTTTCATCAAGCTGTTTCAGCGATTTAAGACAGCACAAGAACATATCATCTCCCTTGCTGATTTTGAAGCAAAGCTACAAAATAAAGATTTGGCGCTTGAGGTTCAGCGGCATAACTTTCAAAGCATGATTACTCATGAATTAAAAACATCGCTTAACGCCATTTCAGGCGGATTGCAGCTGTTAAATCCTCAACCGTTAAATGACGAGCAAAAAGATATTTTAGAGGTGATTCGTAAAGGCAGTCAGCACTTAAATTGCACCCTTGAGCAGATTATCCAACTCAATAAAATAGAAAAAGGTCAGATTGGGCTGACGATTACCGAGTTTAATCCGTTGCAGCTGCTTGCAGATATTTTAGATAAATTTGAACCTAAGGCGCGACAAAAAAACCTAAATTTAATCAGCCGCATTTATCATATTGATTATAATTTAGAAGGCGATGTTGGAAAAATCAGTCAAGTGATTTCCAGCCTTATTGACAATGCTATCAAATTTAGTCATTTCGGGGACATTGTCATCGAGTCGCAATTGTCGCACTTCAACGAAAGCATTCGCTGGCAGCTTAAAATTATCGATAACGGCATCGGTATTGAGCAAAAATATCTAGAAGATATTTTCACGCCTTTTTTTCAGGTCGATCCAAGCGTCACTCGTGAATATGAAGGGGCAGGGATTGGACTTCCAGTCATTAAACAAATCGTTCAGCTGATGGATGGCAATATTGAGGTTGACAGCGAGCTTGGTCATGGTAGCGCGTTTAGATTGCTGATTCCGTTAAGAGACAGCCTTGCCAGTGGTCGGCAAAAGATATTAGCCGCAACGACTATCTTATACTATCACCGCGAGGATTCAAAGGCTATGACTGACGCGCTTCAAGCTTTAGGAGCGCATGTTGAAAGCCATCAGCATCCGGCAACGATTTTGGAGCAATTGCAAACCACAGCGGTCGATATGGTAATGATTGGGGAGGATATCAGCATTGAAAAAGCAGGAAGGCTTGCTGAAGATATTCGCCAAAACGAACAGTATCATCGCGTATTGATAGTTTATTGGTTTGCCGAAAGTAAAGCATTTTTGATGCAGACCATGAGCAGTCAGTTGCAGGCTTTGGGAGTAGATTTTTGCCATAAAGCGGTTCGTGACCCAAGTCAGTTGCAGGGGGTTATCAAAAAATGGCGTGGCTGA